A window of the Vigna angularis cultivar LongXiaoDou No.4 chromosome 3, ASM1680809v1, whole genome shotgun sequence genome harbors these coding sequences:
- the LOC108325397 gene encoding uncharacterized protein LOC108325397 isoform X1: MAFEDGSEKELQKVGLEISNRFPLTRTTLASMESLSLPVVQEVVLSADMQCEKCQKRVADFIAKMNAETESVVVNVLEKKVVLTFRLTTIGKVISQQITPLPKVAIIKRIFRFSRS; the protein is encoded by the exons ATGGCTTTTGAAGATGGTTCCGAAAAGGAGCTACAGAAAGTTGGTCTAGAAATCTCCAATCGTTTTCCTCTTACAAGGACTACTCTGGCATCTATGGAGTCTTTGTCTTTGCCAGTG GTTCAGGAAGTTGTTCTTTCTGCTGATATGCAATGTGAGAAGTGCCAGAAGAGGGTAGCTGATTTTATTGCTAAAATGAATG CAGAAACGGAGTCAGTGGTGGTGAATGTGTTGGAAAAAAAGGTGGTACTTACTTTCAGATTAACAACTATTGGTAAAGTAATCTCTCAACAAATTACTCCCCTCCCTAAAGTTGCAATTATTAAAAGGATATTTCGTTTTTCACGGAGCTAA
- the LOC108325486 gene encoding ACD11 homolog protein, protein MPEMDEGEVIEQPLTAIAEAFEELSKWMKENSDGRHIRLDNFCEVASLVSVLFRCLGLAFKFAELEYVAKLEGLLEASKTCPTLQDILEVDVGNDTVKTSGSYSRNLRRVRQGLDLVRAIFEQLLSTEDSSLKDVASTAYGQVCAPYHTWAVRTAVYAGMYTLPTREQLLMKLNETEQSAEKKMKRYIAASLPIIEYIDSLYLSRNITLDW, encoded by the exons ATGCCCGAGATGGACGAGGGCGAGGTTATAGAACAACCTCTGACGGCCATAGCAGAGGCGTTTGAGGAGCTgtcgaagtggatgaaggagaatAGCGACGGCCGCCACATTCGCCTCGACAATTTCTGCGAGGTCGCCTCTCTCGTCTCCGTTCTCTTCCGTTGTCTCGGCCTCGCTTTCAAATTCGCTGAATTGGAATACGTCGCCAAg CTAGAAGGACTATTGGAAGCATCAAAGACATGTCCCACTCTACAAGATATTCTTGAAGTTGATGTTGGCAATGATACAGTGAAAACCTCTGGAAGCTATTCCCGTAATCTGCGTAGAGTTCGGCAGGGTCTTGATCTCGTCAGAGCTATATTCGAACAACTTTTGTCTACTGA AGATTCTTCTCTAAAAGACGTGGCTTCAACAGCTTATGGGCAGGTATGTGCACCATACCACACATGGGCGGTACGAACAGCTGTGTACGCTGGGATGTATACACTTCCAACGAGAGAACAACTTTTGATGAAGCTCAATGAAACAG AGCAATCAGccgagaagaagatgaaaaggtATATTGCTGCCTCACTTCCGATTATAGAATACATTGATAGTCTGTACCTTTCTCGAAATATTACGTTGGACTGGTga
- the LOC128195724 gene encoding uncharacterized protein LOC128195724, which translates to MDNYPYLDSEINSDFISEFSYSLKEVGEGDYSDQFSTDKIFPTRADLIQWVRKIAFDLGFVVVTIRSDTATGEAGRKTFILLGCERSGKYRKYKADVQPSLSGTRKCECPFRLRGKPKGDGWVLKVMCGYHNHELAETLVGHPFAGRLNAAEQSILVDMTNSQVKPSNILLTLKEHNEDNVTTIKQIYNARYTYKRSLRGSRTEMQQLMIYNPVLYLPQIELRRASQRTALRSPVMYFAALPNPATTSTQPHLELRL; encoded by the coding sequence aTGGATAACTATCCATATTTGGATTCTGAAATAAATTCTGATTTTATATCGgaattttcttattctttaaaAGAAGTGGGTGAGGGTGATTATTCAGATCAATTTTCCACTGATAAAATATTCCCAACACGCGCCGATTTAATTCAATGGGTTCGAAAGATTGCATTTGATCTTGGATTTGTTGTCGTCACTATAAGATCTGACACAGCAACTGGTGAAGCTGGTAGAAAGACATTTATTTTGTTAGGCTGTGAAAGAAGCGGGAAGTATAGGAAGTATAAGGCAGATGTTCAACCTAGTTTATCTGGCACAAGAAAATGTGAGTGTCCGTTTAGGTTGAGGGGTAAACCTAAAGGAGATGGTTGGGTGTTGAAGGTTATGTGCGGCTATCACAACCATGAATTAGCAGAGACTTTGGTCGGTCATCCTTTCGCGGGTAGGTTAAATGCGGCTGAACAATCAATTCTTGTGGACATGACTAATAGTCAAGTAAAGCCGTCAAATATTCTTTTGACTCTGAAAGAACATAATGAAGATAACGTGACAACGATAAAGCAAATATATAATGCGAGGTACACGTACAAACGATCTTTGAGAGGGTCTAGAACGGAAATGCAACAGTTGATGATATATAATCCGGTGCTATATTTGCCGCAGATCGAACTGCGGCGTGCATCCCAGCGAACCGCACTTCGAAGTCCGGTTATGTACTTTGCCGCACTTCCAAATCCGGCTACCACCTCCACCCAACCGCACCTCGAACTGCGGCTCTAA
- the LOC108324093 gene encoding ubiquitin receptor RAD23c isoform X1, giving the protein MKVFVKTLKGTHFEIEVQPQNTVSEVKKSIETIQGADVYPAAQQMLIHQGKVLKDATTLEENNVAENSFIVIMLSKSKSTSGEGSTTSAAPSTKTPQTSAPPTSTAPVSTAPQAPAATEAPPATVSAPVSTPSVPPPVSISSGTPVREGSDIYGQAASNLVAGSNLEGTIQQIIDMGGGSWDRDTVVRALRAAYNNPERAVEYLYSGIPEQAEAPLVARAPAGAQPANPPAAAAPQTAQPAPVTSTGPNANPLDLFPQGLPNVGSGAAGAGSLDFLRNSQQFQALRAMVQANPQILQPMLQELGKQNPHLMRLIRDHQADFLRLINEPVEGGEGNILGQLAGGMPQAVTVTPEERQAIERLEAMGFDRAIVLEVYFACNKNEELAANYLLDHMHEFDEQ; this is encoded by the exons ATGAAGGTTTTCGTGAAGACTCTCAAAGGCACTCACTTCGAAATCGAAGTGCAGCCTCAGAACACG GTTTCTGAAGTGAAGAAAAGTATTGAAACTATTCAGGGTGCAGATGTCTATCCTGCTGCCCAGCAAATGCTAATTCACCAAGGGAAAGTTCTGAAGGATGCTACTACCTTGGAGGAGAATAACGTAGCTGAAAATAGTTTCATTGTAATTATGCTATCAAAG AGTAAGAGCACTTCTGGTGAAGGATCTACTACTTCAGCTGCACCATCGACCAAG ACACCACAGACCAGTGCACCTCCTACTTCAACAGCGCCAGTGTCAACAGCGCCTCAAGCTCCAGCTGCAACTGAGGCACC GCCGGCAACGGTTTCTGCACCTGTATCTACACCTTCAGTTCCACCTCCTGTTTCTATTTCTTCAGGAACTCCTGT CAGGGAGGGGTCTGATATCTATGGGCAGGCGGCATCCAATCTCGTTGCTGGAAGCAATTTGGAGGGAACTATTCAGCAAATTATTGACATGGGTGGAGGGAGCTGGGACAGGGATACTGTTGTCCGTGCTCTTCGAGCTGCCTATAACAACCCTGAGAGAGCTGTTGAATATTTGTATTCA GGTATCCCTGAACAAGCTGAAGCTCCACTTGTAGCCAGAGCGCCTGCAGGTGCTCAACCCGCAAATCCTCCTGCCGCTGCTGCTCCACAAACAGCACAACCTGCTCCGGTTACCTCAACTGGGCCTAATGCTAATCCTTTAGACCTTTTTCCGCAG GGACTTCCCAATGTGGGTTCTGGTGCTGCTGGTGCTGGCTCATTGGATTTTCTACGCAACAGTCAACAA TTCCAAGCCTTGCGGGCTATGGTGCAGGCTAATCCACAAATATTACAg CCTATGCTACAGGAACTCGGCAAACAAAATCCTCATCTTATGAGGTTGATTCGAGATCATCAAGCTGATTTCCTTCGCCTGATAAATGAACCTGTGGAAGGTGGCGAAGG GAATATATTGGGGCAGCTGGCTGGTGGCATGCCTCAAGCAGTGACTGTCACTCCTGAGGAGCGCCAAGCTATTGAACGT CTTGAAGCAATGGGTTTTGATCGTGCGATCGTATTGGAGGTGTACTTCGCTTGTAACAAAAATGAGGAATTGGCTGCCAACTACCTTTTAGATCACATGCACGAGTTCGATGAACAATAG
- the LOC108325397 gene encoding uncharacterized protein LOC108325397 isoform X2, with product MAFEDGSEKELQKVGLEISNRFPLTRTTLASMESLSLPVVQEVVLSADMQCEKCQKRVADFIAKMNETESVVVNVLEKKVVLTFRLTTIGKVISQQITPLPKVAIIKRIFRFSRS from the exons ATGGCTTTTGAAGATGGTTCCGAAAAGGAGCTACAGAAAGTTGGTCTAGAAATCTCCAATCGTTTTCCTCTTACAAGGACTACTCTGGCATCTATGGAGTCTTTGTCTTTGCCAGTG GTTCAGGAAGTTGTTCTTTCTGCTGATATGCAATGTGAGAAGTGCCAGAAGAGGGTAGCTGATTTTATTGCTAAAATGAATG AAACGGAGTCAGTGGTGGTGAATGTGTTGGAAAAAAAGGTGGTACTTACTTTCAGATTAACAACTATTGGTAAAGTAATCTCTCAACAAATTACTCCCCTCCCTAAAGTTGCAATTATTAAAAGGATATTTCGTTTTTCACGGAGCTAA
- the LOC108326457 gene encoding dihydrolipoyllysine-residue acetyltransferase component 4 of pyruvate dehydrogenase complex, chloroplastic produces the protein MASLPNTLSFSSSLSTTLLPCRRFIAFPRRRFSVQAKIREIFMPALSSTMTEGKIVSWIKSEGDKLSKGESVVVVESDKADMDVETFYDGILAAIVVADGETAPVGAAIGLLVDSPEEVAEAKAKAAQSASSPATPSAAAPSAAAPEITPPPPPPPPAKSVTDGPRKTVATPQAKKLAKQHKVDIATVVGSGPFGRITPADVEVAAGVAPSKSNVSPPVSPAPAAPTPAPKSAAGSAALAPIPGSSVVPFTTMQSAVAKNMMESLSVPTFRVGYPVTTDALDALYEKVKPKGVTMTAILAKAAAMALVQHPVVNATCKDGKNFVYNSNINVAVAVAINGGLITPVLQDADKLDLYLLSQKWKELVEKARAKQLQPHEYNSGTFTLSNLGMFGVDRFDAILPPGQGAIMAVGASRPTVLADKDGFFSVKNKMLVNVTADHRIIYGADLAAFLQTFSKIIENPESLTL, from the exons ATGGCATCTCTCCCCAACACCctttccttctcctcctcccTCTCCACCACTCTCCTCCCATGCCGCCGCTTCATCGCATTCCCCCGCCGCCGTTTCTCCGTTCAAGCCAAGATCCGCGAAATCTTCATGCCCGCCCTCAGCTCCACCATGACCGAAGGCAAAATTGTCTCCTGGATCAAATCCGAGGGCGACAAGCTCTCCAAGGGTGAAAGCGTTGTCGTCGTTGAGTCCGACAAGGCCGACATGGACGTCGAGACCTTCTACGACGGCATCCTCGCCGCCATCGTCGTTGCCGACGGCGAAACCGCTCCCGTCGGAGCCGCCATTGGCCTTCTCGTTGATTCTCCCGAAGAAGTCGCTGAAGCCAAAGCCAAAGCCGCCCAATCTGCTTCTTCTCCCGCCACTCCCTCCGCCGCCGCTCCCTCTGCCGCTGCTCCGGAGATTACTCCgccacctcctcctcctcctccggcAAAGTCCGTTACCGATGGGCCAAGGAAGACCGTGGCCACGCCTCAGGCTAAGAAACTCGCGAAGCAGCACAAGGTGGACATTGCGACGGTCGTGGGATCCGGTCCGTTTGGTCGGATTACTCCTGCGGATGTGGAGGTTGCGGCCGGAGTAGCTCCGTCAAAGAGCAATGTGTCTCCGCCGGTGAGTCCTGCTCCGGCGGCGCCAACTCCTGCACCGAAATCTGCTGCTGGTTCTGCTGCACTAGCTCCCATTCCGGGTTCGAGTGTTGTTCCTTTCACTACGATGCAATCTGCGGTGGCGAAGAACATGATGGAGAGTCTATCTGTGCCTACTTTCAGGGTTGGTTACCCTGTGACTACTGATGCATTGGATGCTCTTTATGAGAAG GTGAAACCGAAGGGTGTGACTATGACGGCTATTTTGGCTAAGGCTGCTGCAATGGCACTTGTTCAGCACCCTGTTGTCAATGCCACCTGCAAAGACGGTAAGAACTTCGTCTATAACAGTAACATTAATGTTGCTGTTGCCGTGGCAATTAATGGTGGTTTGATCACTCCTGTTCTCCAGGATGCAGATAAG TTGGACTTGTATCTGTTGTCCCAAAAATGGAAGGAGCTAGTGGAAAAAGCTCGTGCAAAGCAATTGCAACCTCATGAGTATAATTCAG GAACTTTCACACTTTCCAATTTGGGTATGTTTGGAGTTGACAGGTTTGATGCCATACTCCCACCAGGCCAG GGTGCTATCATGGCTGTTGGAGCGTCTAGGCCCACTGTTCTGGCTGATAAAGATGGATTCTTCAGCGTGAAGAATAAAATGCTG GTGAATGTAACTGCTGATCATCGAATAATATATGGTGCTGACTTGGCTGCATTCCTCCAGACATTCTCAAAAATCATTGAAAACCCAGAAAGCCTGACATTATAG
- the LOC108325305 gene encoding uncharacterized protein LOC108325305, producing MGDSDSGCKKRVRDDSDDSVLESPETKRLRDDLLEFFDDADDAPSTQDLDSVMKSLQEEISGVTSGSGESQAQIGYLLEASDDELGLPPAGSSSVPENKNEENELIRVASDSSGIGELWEFEDHISRYDSFDLGMGFGYECDTATEYAAFEKLFDHSDVYYDSAEFCDTWRHETLPTQ from the coding sequence ATGGGTGATAGCGATTCCGGTTGCAAGAAGCGTGTCCGAGATGACTCGGACGATTCGGTTCTTGAATCGCCGGAGACTAAGCGACTCAGGGACGATTTACTCGAGTTCTTCGACGACGCCGACGATGCGCCTTCCACACAGGATCTTGACTCCGTCATGAAGAGTCTGCAGGAGGAGATCTCTGGCGTGACGTCAGGTTCCGGCGAGTCTCAGGCGCAGATCGGGTACCTCCTGGAGGCTTCCGACGACGAGCTAGGGCTTCCTCCTGCCGGAAGCTCGTCGGTGCCGGAGAATAAAAACGAGGAGAATGAGTTGATCCGAGTGGCGTCTGACTCGTCCGGAATCGGCGAGTTGTGGGAGTTTGAGGACCATATTTCAAGATACGATTCGTTTGATTTGGGAATGGGATTCGGTTACGAGTGCGATACTGCCACCGAATACGCTGCGTTTGAGAAACTTTTCGATCACTCGGATGTGTATTATGATTCCGCCGAATTTTGTGATACATGGCGGCATGAGACGTTGCCCACACaatag
- the LOC108324093 gene encoding ubiquitin receptor RAD23c isoform X2 → MKVFVKTLKGTHFEIEVQPQNTVSEVKKSIETIQGADVYPAAQQMLIHQGKVLKDATTLEENNVAENSFIVIMLSKSKSTSGEGSTTSAAPSTKTPQTSAPPTSTAPVSTAPQAPAATEAPPATVSAPVSTPSVPPPVSISSGTPVEGSDIYGQAASNLVAGSNLEGTIQQIIDMGGGSWDRDTVVRALRAAYNNPERAVEYLYSGIPEQAEAPLVARAPAGAQPANPPAAAAPQTAQPAPVTSTGPNANPLDLFPQGLPNVGSGAAGAGSLDFLRNSQQFQALRAMVQANPQILQPMLQELGKQNPHLMRLIRDHQADFLRLINEPVEGGEGNILGQLAGGMPQAVTVTPEERQAIERLEAMGFDRAIVLEVYFACNKNEELAANYLLDHMHEFDEQ, encoded by the exons ATGAAGGTTTTCGTGAAGACTCTCAAAGGCACTCACTTCGAAATCGAAGTGCAGCCTCAGAACACG GTTTCTGAAGTGAAGAAAAGTATTGAAACTATTCAGGGTGCAGATGTCTATCCTGCTGCCCAGCAAATGCTAATTCACCAAGGGAAAGTTCTGAAGGATGCTACTACCTTGGAGGAGAATAACGTAGCTGAAAATAGTTTCATTGTAATTATGCTATCAAAG AGTAAGAGCACTTCTGGTGAAGGATCTACTACTTCAGCTGCACCATCGACCAAG ACACCACAGACCAGTGCACCTCCTACTTCAACAGCGCCAGTGTCAACAGCGCCTCAAGCTCCAGCTGCAACTGAGGCACC GCCGGCAACGGTTTCTGCACCTGTATCTACACCTTCAGTTCCACCTCCTGTTTCTATTTCTTCAGGAACTCCTGT GGAGGGGTCTGATATCTATGGGCAGGCGGCATCCAATCTCGTTGCTGGAAGCAATTTGGAGGGAACTATTCAGCAAATTATTGACATGGGTGGAGGGAGCTGGGACAGGGATACTGTTGTCCGTGCTCTTCGAGCTGCCTATAACAACCCTGAGAGAGCTGTTGAATATTTGTATTCA GGTATCCCTGAACAAGCTGAAGCTCCACTTGTAGCCAGAGCGCCTGCAGGTGCTCAACCCGCAAATCCTCCTGCCGCTGCTGCTCCACAAACAGCACAACCTGCTCCGGTTACCTCAACTGGGCCTAATGCTAATCCTTTAGACCTTTTTCCGCAG GGACTTCCCAATGTGGGTTCTGGTGCTGCTGGTGCTGGCTCATTGGATTTTCTACGCAACAGTCAACAA TTCCAAGCCTTGCGGGCTATGGTGCAGGCTAATCCACAAATATTACAg CCTATGCTACAGGAACTCGGCAAACAAAATCCTCATCTTATGAGGTTGATTCGAGATCATCAAGCTGATTTCCTTCGCCTGATAAATGAACCTGTGGAAGGTGGCGAAGG GAATATATTGGGGCAGCTGGCTGGTGGCATGCCTCAAGCAGTGACTGTCACTCCTGAGGAGCGCCAAGCTATTGAACGT CTTGAAGCAATGGGTTTTGATCGTGCGATCGTATTGGAGGTGTACTTCGCTTGTAACAAAAATGAGGAATTGGCTGCCAACTACCTTTTAGATCACATGCACGAGTTCGATGAACAATAG